Proteins from a genomic interval of Nocardioides jishulii:
- the ftsW gene encoding putative lipid II flippase FtsW → MATVTQEGDTSRVGVPESLAARVRAALDHPLSAYYLLVGASALLLVIGLIMVTSSSSVFAYRTSGDSYSIVKRQLMWVVIALPLAWAATRVPLAVVRKVAWAGFALAVLLLSLVRVPGLGVEVNGNTNWLALGPITMQPSEVAKFALVIWAAHMFAKKEHLLHRTSHLLIPVAPGIGLVTGLVVLGHDLGTALVFGGILMALLWVAGLDWRYFVFGFSGMVALAFLAASTSLERKERLTSFVDPLQNYHDNGWQPSHGLFALASGGWFGNGIGDSTQKWGDLPEAHTDFIFAVLGEELGLVGTVLVVALFGVIAFAGVRLAVQTEDPFVRYASFGIVAWLLGQMIINVGMVLAVLPVIGIPLPLISYGGSALVPSLVALGLLVGFARREPEAAALLEARRSHTSGVSAPSTASSTS, encoded by the coding sequence ATGGCCACGGTCACTCAGGAGGGCGACACCTCCCGCGTGGGCGTGCCCGAGTCCCTGGCGGCCCGGGTGCGCGCAGCCCTGGACCACCCGCTGAGCGCGTACTACCTGTTGGTGGGTGCCTCGGCGCTGCTGCTGGTGATCGGGCTGATCATGGTCACGAGCTCGTCCAGCGTCTTCGCCTACCGCACGAGCGGTGACTCCTACTCGATCGTCAAGCGGCAGCTGATGTGGGTCGTGATCGCGCTTCCGCTGGCGTGGGCCGCCACGCGAGTGCCTCTCGCCGTGGTGCGCAAGGTGGCCTGGGCGGGTTTCGCCCTGGCGGTGCTGCTGCTCTCCCTGGTCCGCGTCCCTGGTCTCGGCGTCGAGGTCAACGGCAACACCAACTGGCTCGCGCTGGGGCCGATCACCATGCAGCCCTCCGAGGTCGCCAAGTTCGCGCTGGTCATCTGGGCCGCCCACATGTTCGCGAAGAAGGAGCACCTGCTCCACCGGACGTCCCACCTGCTCATCCCGGTGGCCCCCGGCATCGGGCTGGTCACGGGACTGGTCGTGCTGGGTCACGACCTGGGCACCGCCCTCGTGTTCGGGGGGATCCTGATGGCCCTGCTGTGGGTGGCAGGGCTCGACTGGCGCTACTTCGTCTTCGGCTTCAGCGGGATGGTCGCGCTCGCGTTCCTGGCGGCCTCGACCAGCCTTGAGCGCAAGGAGCGCCTGACCAGCTTCGTCGACCCGCTGCAGAACTACCACGACAACGGGTGGCAGCCCTCCCACGGACTCTTCGCCCTGGCCAGCGGCGGGTGGTTCGGCAACGGCATCGGTGACTCGACGCAGAAGTGGGGCGACCTGCCGGAGGCGCACACGGACTTCATCTTCGCCGTGCTCGGTGAGGAGCTCGGCCTGGTCGGCACGGTGCTGGTGGTGGCACTCTTCGGAGTCATCGCCTTCGCCGGGGTGCGTCTGGCCGTGCAGACCGAGGACCCCTTCGTGCGCTACGCCTCCTTCGGCATCGTGGCCTGGCTGCTGGGCCAGATGATCATCAACGTGGGCATGGTCCTGGCCGTGCTGCCCGTCATCGGCATCCCGCTGCCGCTGATCTCCTACGGCGGCTCGGCGCTGGTGCCCTCGCTCGTCGCGCTGGGCCTGCTCGTCGGGTTCGCCCGCCGTGAGCCCGAGGCGGCGGCCCTGCTCGAAGCGCGTCGGTCGCACACCTCCGGGGTGTCAGCCCCCTCGACGGCGTCCTCGACCTCCTAG